In Drosophila simulans strain w501 chromosome X, Prin_Dsim_3.1, whole genome shotgun sequence, one DNA window encodes the following:
- the LOC27208830 gene encoding zinc finger protein 236 produces MICRLCLNALDEQSAVLLFDGAGGASAPAPEDEDDGKAMPESYLVQLISIHLYLCLSRDDAISTCICTECCSQLESFHNFWKLVELKQTTLCSQFLAIDCDVNWSEDGSETQLDAQPQFLLEPAEEPKVVTPTTANKFPCMFCEKSFKMRRYLEEHIATHTGDRPIACPYCEMAFRCRSNMYTHVKSKHTTQWLKAREERDAAKSNQNHMTPEEPAPAVSVPAPAPAPAPSASPGNTVHPAATATPASSATPTNNLAAAPLPSPATVQQLPLSVIKSQPSEAMNLTITKTPPSGSRGSRNRASRRKTHSPKKVQHTEGSDVSDEDSPQKRLKENELILANYNAVAAAVVAAASLTGTPPGQPDSLQQRLCASYLQQQEQEQLFAVMSATAAAAAAVGTSSATTTTTGTLMAHPYGNHTPSETDKRPAAPLQAVIHAAPVSIICPNCGELPGQNHRCLSKPKYACDVCGKSFKMKRYLEEHFATHTGVKLHTCAFCPTEFRSKSNMYHHTKRKHKAEWERSRATRSAAKAGVQEQMQHTSPSQAQAQPGPAAAL; encoded by the exons ATGATCTGTCGCCTGTGTCTGAACGCGCTCGACGAGCAGAGCGCGGTGCTGCTGTTCGACGGCGCCGGCGGAGCCAGTGCGCCCGCAccggaggacgaggacgatggCAAGGCGATGCCAGAGAGCTACCTGGTCCAACTGATCTCGATTCACTTGTACCTCTGC CTCTCCCGCGACGACGCCATCTCCACCTGCATTTGCACCGAGTGCTGCTCGCAACTGGAGAGCTTCCACAACTTCTGGAAGCTGGTGGAGCTGAAGCAGACGACGCTGTGCAGCCAGTTCTTGGCCATCGATTGCGATGTCAACTGGTCGGAGGACGGCAGCGAAACGCAGTTGGATGCGCAGCCGCAGTTTCTGCTGGAGCCGGCGGAGGAGCCCAAGGTGGTGACTCCCACAACGGCGAATAAGTTTCCCTGCATGTTCTGCGAGAAGTCCTTCAAGATGCGCCGCTACCTGGAGGAGCACATAGCCACGCACACCGGCGACCGACCCATTGCCTGTCCCTACTGCGAGATGGCCTTCCGCTGCCGTTCGAATATGTACACCCATGTGAAGAGCAAGCACACCACGCAGTGGCTAAAGGCGCGCGAGGAGCGGGATGCGGCCAAGTCGAATCAGAATCACATGACGCCGGAGGAGCCCGCTCCAGCAGTTTCAgttcctgctccagctcccgCTCCTGCACCTTCTGCTTCTCCTGGAAACACAGTACATCCCGCTGCTACTGCTACTCCTGCTTCGTCTGCAACACCCACCAACAATCTCGCAGCAGCTCCTCTACCCTCGCCAGCAACTGTCCAACAGCTGCCGCTGTCGGTGATCAAGAGTCAGCCCAGCGAGGCCATGAACCTCACCATAACCAAGACACCGCCATCCGGCAGTCGCGGCTCACGCAATCGCGCCAGTCGCCGGAAGACGCACTCGCCCAAAAAAGTTCAGCACACGGAGGGCAGCGATGTTAGCGACGAGGATTCGCCGCAGAAAAGGCTCAAGGAGAACGAGCTCATACTGGCCAACTACAATGCGGTAGCCGCGGCTGTCGTGGCAGCCGCTTCGCTAACGGGCACTCCGCCCGGACAACCGGATAGCCTGCAGCAGCGTCTGTGCGCGAGCTATTTGCAACAGCAAGAGCAGGAACAACTCTTTGCGGTCATGTCGGCAACGgcggctgcagcggcggccGTGGGAACGAGCAGTGCCACAACGACGACAACTGGAACACTGATGGCACATCCCTACGG CAACCACACGCCTTCAGAGACGGACAAACGACCGGCGGCTCCGCTGCAGGCTGTCATCCATGCGGCACCCGTTTCGATCATTTGTCCCAACTGCGGTGAGCTTCCTGGCCAGAATCATCGCTGCCTGAGCAAGCCCAAGTACGCATGCGATGTGTGCGGCAAGAGCTTCAAGATGAAGCGATATTTGGAG GAGCACTTTGCCACGCACACAGGCGTCAAGCTGCACACCTGCGCCTTCTGTCCCACGGAATTCCGCTCCAAGTCGAACATGTACCACCACACCAAGCGCAAGCACAAAGCGGAGTGGGAGAGATCGCGGGCCACGCGATCGGCGGCCAAGGCTGGCGTCCAGGAGCAGATGCAGCACACCAGCCCGTCACAGGCACAGGCTCAGCCGGGTCCTGCGGCCGCACTCTAG